TTTTTTTTTAAACATATTTCTTCAAAAATATATTTTCTAATTAATGGATTAGAAGGAGGTAAATAAGCAAATCCATTCAATAATAATTTAAAATAAAACATTGTTCCTCCAACTAACAAAGGAATTTTACCAAATTTTAAAATATTTTTTATTTCCTTAACAGAATCCTTATAAAAATCAACAGCTGAATAGATTTCTTTGGGTGATTTAATATTAATTAAACGATGCAAATTTTCTTTTAAATCTTTTTTATTTGGTTTATCTGTACCAATATCTAAACCTTTATATACTAATTTTGAATCTACACTTAATAACTCTATTTCAGGAAATTTTTTTTTTATTTTTAACGCTAAAGAACTTTTTCCTACTGCTGTTGGACCCATTAGAAAAAATACAACTGATTTAATATTCATTTTTTATTTTTCAAATTTAATTAAAGATAATTTATATAAATAATTTGTAAAAAATTTTCAAAAAAATTTAATTAAATAACTTTATAAAAATATTTTAAAAATATTTATTAAAATACTTTTAATAATAATACTTTTTATTTTAAAAATTATTATTAATTTATATTAAAGATTATTCCATTTTTTATAAATTTTCAATAATCCAATAGTAGAACTATCATATTTTTTATGAAGATTATTACAAAATAAATCATGATATATATTATTTGCTACAGATTTTCCTAATTCTACACCCCATTGATCAAAACTAAATATATTTAAAATAATACCTTGAACAAAAACCTTATGTTCATATAACGAAATTAAAGAACCTAAAGAATATGGAGTAATTTTTTTTAAAATAATAGAATTGCTTGGTTTATTACCATTACAAAATTTATAAAATGAATTTTTATTTTTAATAAAATCATTTGATATTTTTTCTTTATTAATATAAAAATCATTACCGAAAGCTAAAGATTGAGTCTGTGCTAAGAAATTTGATAATAATTTTTCATGGTGGTTGTTAATAGGGTTGTGACTAATAGAAGGAATAATAAAATCACACGGAACTAAATTTGTTCCTTGATGTAACAGTTGAAAAAAGGAATGTTGACCATTAGTACCGGATTGACCCCAAATAATTGGACTGGTATTCCAAGTAACTAAGTTACCATTACGATCTATAGATTTACCATTAGATTCCATAAAACTTTGTTGCAAATAATCAGGAAAAACATGCATATATTCATCATAAGGAAAAATTGCTTCTGTTTCTGTATGAAAAAAATTTGTATACCAAATACTTATTAGAGCCAATATAACAGGAATATTAGTAGATAATTTTTCATTCAAAAAATGTTGATCCATAATATATGCGCCATATAATAATAGTTCAAAATTTTTAAATCCTATTGATAAAGCAATAGATAAACCAGAAGCAGACCATAAAGAATAACGACCACCAACCCAATCCCAAAATTTAAAAATGTTTTTTTTATGAATCCCAAAATTTAATGCTGAACTGGTATTTTCACATAAAGCAAAACAATGTTTGGAAAAATAATTAATAGAATTAGTCTTAAAAGAAAATTGATCTTTTAAATAATTAGCATTACTAATAGTTTCATCAGTAGAAAATGATTTAGAAGCTATTAAAAAAATAGTTGTTTCTAAATTAACTTTTTTTAATACTTCAATAATATTAGTACCATCAATATTAGATACATAATGAATATTTAAGTGATTTTTATAAGCTTTTAAAGATTCAGTAACCATATAAGGACCTAAATGTGATCCACCAATACCAATATTTACAACATCTGATATATTTTTTCCAGTATATCCTTTCCAATAACCTTTAATTATTTCATTAGAAAAATTTTTTATTTTTTTTAATTCTTTTTTTACAGAAAACATAATATCTAAATTATTAATAATAATTTTATTATTTAATTTATTACGCAAAGCAATATGTAAAACCGATCTATTTTCAGTTTTGTTAATTAGTTTTCCCGAAAACATATTTTTTATGGCATCACTTAAATAACATTCTTTAGAAAGATCTAATAATAATTGCAAAGTTTTTTTAGTAATACGATTTTTAGAAAAATCTACTAAAATTTCATTATTAAAAGAAATAGAATAATTTGTAAATCTATTTTTATCTAAATTAAATAAATCTTTAATATGAATATTTTTAATATCAAAAAAATGATTGTGTAATTTTTTCCACGCAACAGTATTTGTTGGATTAATATTTTTCATATATAACCTTTTTTTATTAAAATAATTCCATAAAACAATGAATACTCATTTTCTGTATATATAAAAATAGATGTAGAAAAATATTCCTATTAATTTTAAATAAATAATAATATTTTTTACATAAAAAAAATATAAATGTAATATAATTACAAATTGAATAAAAATTATAAATATATATTTATTAATAAAAATTAAATATACATTTTATTAAAAATTAATAAAAATAATAAATTTTTTAAAAAAATTTTTATATAAATAATATTTTTAAATAATTCTTGCAAAAAAAAAATAATTTTTATATAATCAAGAATGATAATTTATTGCGGGAATAGCTCAGTTGGTAGAGCACAACCTTGCCAAGGTTGCGGTCACGAGTTCAAATCTCGTTTCCCGCTTAAAATTATTAATTTTAACTATTCTTAAAAATTAAAATAAAAAAATTTTTTATATTACATTTTTTTAAAATAATTTTTTTTTTAATAAAATCCTGTATATAAGATTTAATTTAATAACAATTATTATAACTAAAAATTATTAAAAGAAATAAATAATATAAATATATAATTCTTATATTTTAAAAAAATATATTTTTTTTAAAAAAATAATCCTTTACTTTATTTCCAAAAAATTAAAACGTTTTTGAAATCTTTTTATTCTCCCTTTATTATTTGTAGTTCTCTGTTTTCCTGTATAAAAAGGATGACACTGCGAACATAAATCAAGTAACATATCACTATTTTTAGTAGAAAAAACGGGAATTTTATATCCACATGAACAGATTGCAAAAATTTTTTTATATTCTGGATGAACATTTTTTTTCATAATATTTTCTCTGTATAAAGTATACTAATACTAATAATATCAGAAATAATAATTTCGATTCTTATATCAAATTTTATTAAAATAATTTTTATTTTTAATAAAAACTATATATATAGTATATGTAATATTTTTTAAAATCAATATTTAATTATACAAAAATATACATACTAATAATAAAAAATATATTCTAAAAATTAAGATATATATAATTATAAAAATAAGAGAATCTATTAATTATGACTACTATATTAAGTGTTCGCGTACAAGGAAAAGTAGCAATAGGTGGGGATGGACAAGCTACTTTCGGGCATACTGTTATGAAAAGTAATGTAAAAAAAGTTCGTTTAATTTATAAAAATCAAGTAATTGCAGGTTTTGCTGGAGGAACTGCTGATGCTTTTACATTATTTGAATTATTCGAAAAAAAATTAGAAAAATATCAAGGACAATTACAAAGATCTGCAGTAGAATTAGCAAAAGATTGGAGAAATAATAGATTACTAAGAAAATTAGAAGCTTTATTAGCAGTAGCAGATAAAAAAAATTCTTTGATTATAACAGGCACTGGAGATGTAATACAACCTGAAAATGATATTATTGCAATTGGTTCTGGGGGACCGTTTGCTCAATCAGCAGCTTATGCTTTAATAAAAAATACTAATTTAAATGCAACCACAATAGTGAAAAAATCCTTAAAAATTGCAGCAAATATTTGTATATACACAAACAAATCATTTACTATACATGAAATACACTCAAAAAAATAATAAGGAAATATGCATGTCCGAAATGACTCCTCAAGCCATTGTAGAAGAATTAAACAAATATATAATTGGACAAGACAACGCTAAACGCGCTGTTGCTATTGCTTTAAGAAATAGATGGAGGAGAATGCAATTAAATTCAGAATTACGTCATGAAATAACTCCTAAAAATATTTTAATGATAGGACCAACAGGGGTAGGAAAAACAGAAATTGCACGCAGACTATCCAAACTAGCTAATGCGCCCTTTATAAAGGTAGAAGCAACAAAATTTACTGAAGTAGGATATGTAGGAAAAGAGGTTGATTCTATCATTCGAGATTTAACTGACTTAGCAATAAAAATGATTCGCACACAAAATATTGAAAAAAATAAAGAACAAGCAAAAAAACGTGCAGAAGAAAAAATTTTAAAAATATTAATACCTGTACCAGATAATCAATGGAATAAAGATAATTCAGTAGAAAAACCAGAAAATACAATAAAAATTTTTCGTAAAAAACTTCGTGAAGGAAAACTTGATAATAAAGAAATTGAAATACAAGTTTCTTCTACACCTATTGGTATAGAAATAATGTCACCTCCAGGAATGGAAGAACTAACAAATCAATTACAATCTTTATTTCAAAATTTAGGAGGTAAAAAAAAAAATTTACGTAAATTAAAAATCAAAGATGCAATGAAATTAATAATTGAAGAAGAAGCAACAAAATTACTAAATTTAGAAGAATTAAAAGAACAAGCTATATATTCAGTAGAACAAAATAGTATTGTTTTTATTGATGAAATTGATAAAATTTGTAGACATCATTCTTCTTCATCAAACTCTGATGTATCTAGAGAAGGTGTACAAAGAGACCTCTTACCTTTAATTGAAGGGTGTACTGTATCTACAAAACATGGTTCTGTAAAAACAGATCATATCTTATTTATTGCATCAGGAGCATTTCAAACATCTACTCCTTCTGATTTAATACCAGAATTACAAGGAAGGCTTCCTATTCGAGTGGAATTAAACGCGCTAACGATAGATGATTTTGAAAGAATACTTACAGAACCTAATGCATCAATTACAACACAGTATATTGCTTTAATAAAAACAGAAGGGGTAGATATTATTTTTACAAAAAAAGGTATTCGTAAAATTGCAGAAGCTTCATGGAAAATAAATGAATCTATGGAAAATATTGGAGCTCGTAGATTATACACCGTCTTAGAAAAACTAATGGAAGAAATTTCATTTCATTCAAATGAGCAATCTGGAAAAAAAATATATATTGATGAAAATTATGTTAGTCTACATTTGGATAAATTGGTAGAAAATCAAGATTTAAGTCGGTTTATTTTATAAAAAAATTTAAACATATCCAATTTAAAAAAAATATTTTCATTAAAATAATTGCCAATCTTAGACATAATTGTCTAGGGCAGGCAATTATTAATTGCTAATATTATTTAAAAATCAAATATTAATCATTCTAAATGATTAATTTTTTCTAAAAGAGATTTAATTTTATTTTTCCATTTAATTCTTTCTTCTTGTATAAGAAGATTTTTTTTTTCAATACGTTCTTTTAAAGAATAAATATTTTTTAATTTTTTCTTTAAATTTTTATTTTTTAATTCTAAATCATTAATTTTTAATTTTAATAATGAAATATAATCTACAGATTCTTGCACTTTTACTTCTAAATTAGAAAATACTTCTAAAACCATAACGTTACCATTCAAATATAAAATATATATTGATATAATAAAAAGAATAAGTTATATATTTAAAAAAATATTTTTATTTTTAAAAAAATATATAAATGTTTTAGAAAAAAATTTTTATATATATATTATGCATAATAAAATTATTAAATATAGTTATATTAGTAATTTTTTTAAATAAATTTTACAAAATATATATATAAAAAATAACATTTCTTTACAAAAATAAAATCGATCAAAAAAATTAAATATTTACATATATTTAATGTAATTAATATCCATATAAACAAATTTTTATATAAAACATATTATTTGGAATACTACTTTATGAATCAATGGTTAGAAGTAGAATTAATAAATCTAAAAAAATGGAAAAATAATTTATTTACATTAATTATAAAAGCTCCCATTAATTCTTTTATAGCTGGCCAATTTACAAAATTATCATATATAAACTCAAAAAAAAAAAGAATACAAAGAGCTTATTCGTTTGTCAATAAACCTAATAATAAAAATTTAGAATTTTATATTCTATTAATTAATAAAGGAAAACTTACTCCAAAATTATATAACATTTATAACAATAAGATTTTTATTAAAAAAAATTCATTTGGTTTTTTTACTCTTTCAGAATTACCAAATAAAGAAAATATCTGGATGATTTCTACCGGTACAGCCTTAGGGCCATATTGTTCTATACTACAACATGAAAATGTACTAAGTAAATTTAAAAAAATAATTTTAATATATGCAGTAAAGTATAGTGAAGATTTAAATCATTTAGAATTATTTAAAAAAATAAAAAAAAAATATAAAGATAAAATAAAAATAAAAATAATATTAAGTCAAGAAAAAAATAAAAAATATCTATATGGACGCATAACTAATTTAATTATTTCAGGAGAATTAGAAAAATCTATACAAGAACCATTAAATAAAAAAAAATCACATGTAATGTTATGTGGGAATCCTAATATGATAAAAGATACACAAAAAATATTATTTTCATTAAAAAAAATGAGAAAACATTTTCGTAGAAAACCTGGACATATAACAAGTGAAAATTATTGGTAATAATTGATTTTATAGAAAATTATTTACTTTAGAATTGATTCTCATATAAAAAGGGAATCAATTCTAAGTATATGCAAAAATATATAAATTCTATAAAATTAACAAATAATTACAATTTAGTATAATTATTGCACAAAAAATGAATATTTCATTTTCGGGTTAGAATCTTTAGTAACAATTATAGAAGCTCTAAGAGCATATTGATTTACTTGATCTATTTTTTCTGAATAAGAAGGTTCTAGGTCTGCCATTTTTGTTACTGCTAATTTGTACATACCTGGACCAATATTATCAATTTCATAAGCATAATGAATATTATAAGATTTTCTATTTTGAACTTCTGGATAACGTAAAGATAAATTTTTCCATGCTACTTCTAATATTTCAGGATGTAAGTATGTAGAAATTAATTGTTGTGATTTATAATCTGTAATAGAAGTTTGAAACTCATTAATTATATCAACAGCTTCAAAAGAAGGAATCATTTTTCCGTCTAAAAAAACCATTTTATCATTTATATTTCTTAAAAATTTTTCTTCTAAAACACCTGTTTTAATTAATTTTCTAAATGATGCTTGTAATTTTTCTGATTCGCGAGTAGTTTTATCTGAAAAATTAGAAGAATTTAAAATATTCCATTTAATATTATTTTTATTAAACACTTTTAAAAAAATATCCTGAATGCTATATTTTAAATTTTCATTTTGAGAGATATTAAGAAAATCAGATTCACTCATTGGATTATCAAAATATTCTTTACTAGATACAGTATTAACAAAATTAGTATTTTTATTCTGCTCTAATGGCTTAGTAGTATCTTGATTAGAATAAACTATATTTTTCCTATCATATTCACTTTTAGGGATAATATGCGCCATGTATTCTTGATTAGATGTATTAACAATGGCAATATCAACATTTTTTAAACTTTCATTATGTAATATACGGACATTATCAACTTTTTTTATGATTTTTGAGTTAAGATTAAAATTAGATCTTATTAAAGAAACTGATGACATAATATTTCTGTCCTTTTATATGTATTAAATACAAGATATCAATAAAATTAATTTATAAAAATATTTTTTAAAAAAAATAATCAAAATAATTAAAATATTAAATTTTAATTATAAAAAATATTTTTTCATATATATTTAATTTTTAATTAAATATGTTTTCAAAAAAAATCTATATTTTATTAATTATACATTAAAAATTAATATAATTTTTCTAATATAAAAAAATTTTATATATATTTAAAATTAATTTAAATATTAGTTTATATTGCTTATATACTTCACTATACAAAAAAAGTCAAACAATAAAATTGTTATTACTAAAAAAAATAAAAAATAAAATTAATAAAATTATTGTTTTAATTGATATTTTTTAAAAAAAAATAAATAAAAAAAATATCTAACTAATAAAAAATTTCTTTAAAAAAAATATAATATTAAAATAAATTAATATGTAATAATTCCATCATAAACATGAACAGCTTCCCCTGACATATATAATGAATGTTCTAACACTCCATCCCAAAAAATTTTTAATTTACCTTTTAATAATTTTACAGTTACAGAATTATATAAAATTTTATTATTAATTCCTATAGCAACAGCAGCACAAGCACCACTACCACAAGCTTGTGTTTCACCAACATGTCTTTCATATACTCGTAATAAAATTTTTCTTTTTGAAATTATCTGCATAAATCCAACATTAACCCCTTCAGGAAATAAAAAATATTTTGATATCTTAAAACCAATCTCTTGAACAGGAAAATTATCAATATTTTCTACCTGAATAACACAATGAGGATTACCTAGAGATACAACACTAATTAAATATTTTCTTTTATCAATATAAATACTATAATATAACTGTGTATTTTTTTGTAAAAAGGGAATCTTTTTAGGTAAAAAAATTGGTTCACCCATATTTATTTTAAAAATATTTTTTACAACATGTTCTAAAAATAAATATCTATTTTTAGTACTAACACAAATTTTTTTTTTTCTAATTTTTCTTTTAATAAATAAGTAATATGCAATACATCGAGCACCATTTCCACATTGCTCAACTTCTTTACCGTTTGAATTAAAAATTCTATAATGGAAATGAGCTTTTTTGGATACTGATTTTTGAATTATTAATAGTTGATCAAATCCAATACCTAAGAATCTATTTGACCATTTTTGTATTAATTTTGAAGAAAAAAAAAATTATATTTTGTAGAATCAATTAAAACAAAATCATTTCCTAAACCATGCATTTTAGAAAAAAAAATAGTGTTTTTTTTTAATAACAAATTAATTCTCCTTATATAAAAAAAACAAATGTTATAATCAAATTTAAAAGTAAACTATCCAATATAATATTTAATACTAGGGTCAATATGAATATATTATCATTTAATAAAAAATTTAAGAAAACATTATTAATTATAGAAAATATAATAAATCAAAATGAAGAAAAAATAGATATAGATTATATATATTTAGAAAATATGATAACTATAACATTTAAAAACAAAAAAAAAATTATCATTAATTCACAAGAATATTTAAAACAATTATGGATTGCTACATCAAATCAAGGATACCATTTAATACTTAATAAAAATACTTGGAAATGTATTCGAACACAAAAAAAAATAGCAAACATTTTAGAACAAGAATTTTTAAATCAAACAAAAAATATAATATATTTTTCAGATTTAGACAATATTAAAGAATAAACAATATAAATAAATTTATTATAATCGGCGAAAGAGGATTTGAACCTCTGACCCACTGGTCCCAAACCAGTTGCGCTACCAAGCTGCGCTATTCGCCGATATTATTTTATAAAAATTTTATTTAATAGTTTAAAAAATTTAATTACATTATTTTTTTTAATAAAATTAAAAAAATATATTTGGGGTGGTCAATGGGATTTGAACCCATGACCGCTGGAATCACAATCCAGAGCTCTACCTACTAAGCTATGACCACCAAAAAAATAAAAATATATACATAAAAATTGCGCCCGACAGGATTTGAACCTGAAACCTTTACTTTCGGAAAGTAATGCTCTATCCGAACTGAGCTACGGACGCAAAGATATTTGCGTAAATTTAATATAAAAAATAATATTTATTATAAAAATAAATTTTTACTATTTATTAAATTATAGTATATATATACTAATAAAAAAAATCTAGTATTTTATTTTATTTATTAAATAAAATAAAGTTTTTTCTATAAAAATAATAATATTTAATATAAATTAACTTTAAATTTAAAATCATTAATTAAATTGAATATAAAAAAATAATATTTATAAAAAATATTATTTTGATCTTTTCATCATATCAAAAAATTCATCATTTGTTTTTGTCATAGATAATTTATTAATTAAAAATTCCATGGCATCTATCTCGCTCATAGGATGAATAATTTTTCGTAAAATCCACATTTTTTGTAATTCTTCAGGAACAGTTAATAATTCTTCTCTCCTTGTACCTGAACGATTATAATCTATAGCTGGAAAAACACGCTTCTCTGCTATTTTTCTAGATAATGGTAATTCCATATTACCAGTTCCTTTAAATTCTTCATAAATTACTTCATCCATTTTAGAACCTGTGTCAATTAAAGCTGTAGCAATTATAGTTAAACTACCACCTTCTTTTACATTACGTGCAGCTCCAAAAAATCTCTTAGGTCTATGTAAAGCATTAGCATCTACACCCCCAGTTAAAACCTTCCCTGAAGCTGGAACTACAGTATTATATGCTCTAGCTAAACGAGTAATTGAATCTAATAAGATAACAACATCTTTTTTATGTTCAACCAATCTTTTTGCTCTCTCAATTACCATTTCTGCAACTTGAACATGTCTAGAAGCAGGTTCATCAAAAGTAGAGGCTACGACTTCTCCTTTTACTAAACGTTGCATTTCTGTTACTTCTTCAGGTCGCTCATCAATTAATAAAA
The nucleotide sequence above comes from Buchnera aphidicola (Cinara curvipes). Encoded proteins:
- the zapB gene encoding cell division protein ZapB; the encoded protein is MVLEVFSNLEVKVQESVDYISLLKLKINDLELKNKNLKKKLKNIYSLKERIEKKNLLIQEERIKWKNKIKSLLEKINHLE
- the cyaY gene encoding iron donor protein CyaY — translated: MNILSFNKKFKKTLLIIENIINQNEEKIDIDYIYLENMITITFKNKKKIIINSQEYLKQLWIATSNQGYHLILNKNTWKCIRTQKKIANILEQEFLNQTKNIIYFSDLDNIKE
- the rho gene encoding transcription termination factor Rho, with translation MNLTVLKNTSVSQLIILGEKIGLENLARIRKQDIIFSILKQHSKSGEDIFGDGVLEILQDGFGFLRSSDSSYLAGPDDIYVSPSQIRRFNLRTGDTISGKIRPPKEGERYFALLKVNTVNYDQPENSRNKILFENLTPLHANSRLKMERGNGSKEDLTSRVLDLSSPIGRGQRGLIVAPPKAGKTILLQNIAQSIAYNHPDCVLMVLLIDERPEEVTEMQRLVKGEVVASTFDEPASRHVQVAEMVIERAKRLVEHKKDVVILLDSITRLARAYNTVVPASGKVLTGGVDANALHRPKRFFGAARNVKEGGSLTIIATALIDTGSKMDEVIYEEFKGTGNMELPLSRKIAEKRVFPAIDYNRSGTRREELLTVPEELQKMWILRKIIHPMSEIDAMEFLINKLSMTKTNDEFFDMMKRSK
- the hslV gene encoding ATP-dependent protease subunit HslV, whose amino-acid sequence is MTTILSVRVQGKVAIGGDGQATFGHTVMKSNVKKVRLIYKNQVIAGFAGGTADAFTLFELFEKKLEKYQGQLQRSAVELAKDWRNNRLLRKLEALLAVADKKNSLIITGTGDVIQPENDIIAIGSGGPFAQSAAYALIKNTNLNATTIVKKSLKIAANICIYTNKSFTIHEIHSKK
- the pgi gene encoding glucose-6-phosphate isomerase; translation: MKNINPTNTVAWKKLHNHFFDIKNIHIKDLFNLDKNRFTNYSISFNNEILVDFSKNRITKKTLQLLLDLSKECYLSDAIKNMFSGKLINKTENRSVLHIALRNKLNNKIIINNLDIMFSVKKELKKIKNFSNEIIKGYWKGYTGKNISDVVNIGIGGSHLGPYMVTESLKAYKNHLNIHYVSNIDGTNIIEVLKKVNLETTIFLIASKSFSTDETISNANYLKDQFSFKTNSINYFSKHCFALCENTSSALNFGIHKKNIFKFWDWVGGRYSLWSASGLSIALSIGFKNFELLLYGAYIMDQHFLNEKLSTNIPVILALISIWYTNFFHTETEAIFPYDEYMHVFPDYLQQSFMESNGKSIDRNGNLVTWNTSPIIWGQSGTNGQHSFFQLLHQGTNLVPCDFIIPSISHNPINNHHEKLLSNFLAQTQSLAFGNDFYINKEKISNDFIKNKNSFYKFCNGNKPSNSIILKKITPYSLGSLISLYEHKVFVQGIILNIFSFDQWGVELGKSVANNIYHDLFCNNLHKKYDSSTIGLLKIYKKWNNL
- the rpmE gene encoding 50S ribosomal protein L31, whose protein sequence is MKKNVHPEYKKIFAICSCGYKIPVFSTKNSDMLLDLCSQCHPFYTGKQRTTNNKGRIKRFQKRFNFLEIK
- a CDS encoding ferredoxin--NADP reductase, which codes for MNQWLEVELINLKKWKNNLFTLIIKAPINSFIAGQFTKLSYINSKKKRIQRAYSFVNKPNNKNLEFYILLINKGKLTPKLYNIYNNKIFIKKNSFGFFTLSELPNKENIWMISTGTALGPYCSILQHENVLSKFKKIILIYAVKYSEDLNHLELFKKIKKKYKDKIKIKIILSQEKNKKYLYGRITNLIISGELEKSIQEPLNKKKSHVMLCGNPNMIKDTQKILFSLKKMRKHFRRKPGHITSENYW
- the hslU gene encoding HslU--HslV peptidase ATPase subunit, translated to MSEMTPQAIVEELNKYIIGQDNAKRAVAIALRNRWRRMQLNSELRHEITPKNILMIGPTGVGKTEIARRLSKLANAPFIKVEATKFTEVGYVGKEVDSIIRDLTDLAIKMIRTQNIEKNKEQAKKRAEEKILKILIPVPDNQWNKDNSVEKPENTIKIFRKKLREGKLDNKEIEIQVSSTPIGIEIMSPPGMEELTNQLQSLFQNLGGKKKNLRKLKIKDAMKLIIEEEATKLLNLEELKEQAIYSVEQNSIVFIDEIDKICRHHSSSSNSDVSREGVQRDLLPLIEGCTVSTKHGSVKTDHILFIASGAFQTSTPSDLIPELQGRLPIRVELNALTIDDFERILTEPNASITTQYIALIKTEGVDIIFTKKGIRKIAEASWKINESMENIGARRLYTVLEKLMEEISFHSNEQSGKKIYIDENYVSLHLDKLVENQDLSRFIL